The segment TCTCCTCTTGCGGATCCTCACCGGTCTTGTGCTCGGCGCGGTTGTCGGGCTTGCGGCCGGCGAGGCGATTATGTGGCTCCAGCCCTTCGGCGATCTTTTCGTGCGACTCCTGAAGATGATCGTCATGCCGGTGATCCTGACCACGCTGGTGATCGGCGCGGCGAGCATCAGCCCTGCGGAACTGGGGAAGGTGGGCGTGAAGATCGTCCTCTTCTACCTGCTGACCTCGGCCTTCGCCGTGGCGGTGGGGCTGCTGATGGGCAACATCTTCAAGCCCGGCCTCGGTCTGGAGCTCGGTGACGTCAGCGGGGCCGCCGGACGGATCGCCGAGTCGCCGCCGCTGACGGAGACCTTTCTGAACATCATTCCCACGAACCCCTTCGCCGCGCTCTCCGGCGGCAACGTGCTCCCCACGATCTTTTTTGCCATCATCTTCGGCATCGGCGTGAGCTACCTGAAGATCAGCGGCGACGACCGTCTGCGGAAGGCCGGCGAGACACTCTACAACTTCTTCGACGGCGCCGCCGAGGTGATGTACCTGGTGGTGCGCTGGGTCCTGCAGTACGCCCCCATCGGCGTCTTCGCCCTCATCGCCGTGGTCTTCGCCCAGCAGGGCGCCAAGGCCGTGGGACCGCTGGGGATCGTGACGGCGGCGGCCTTCATCGGCTACGCCGTGCATATCGTCATCGTCTACGGCGGGCTGCTCTCCATGAACAGGCTCAACCTCTTCACCTTCCTGGGTGGCGCCAGGGAGGCCATGATCACGGCCTTTGTCACCCGCAGCAGCAGCGGTACCCTGCCGGTGACCATGCGCTGCGCCGACGCACAGCTGTCCCAAATGATCAGCTTCACAAATAGCGCCGCATTTTCCTGATATCTCGCGTCATCC is part of the Synergistales bacterium genome and harbors:
- a CDS encoding dicarboxylate/amino acid:cation symporter; the encoded protein is MAEKQGIFDWYFKSNLLLRILTGLVLGAVVGLAAGEAIMWLQPFGDLFVRLLKMIVMPVILTTLVIGAASISPAELGKVGVKIVLFYLLTSAFAVAVGLLMGNIFKPGLGLELGDVSGAAGRIAESPPLTETFLNIIPTNPFAALSGGNVLPTIFFAIIFGIGVSYLKISGDDRLRKAGETLYNFFDGAAEVMYLVVRWVLQYAPIGVFALIAVVFAQQGAKAVGPLGIVTAAAFIGYAVHIVIVYGGLLSMNRLNLFTFLGGAREAMITAFVTRSSSGTLPVTMRCADAQLSQMISFTNSAAFS